GGCAACCACGATCGTCTCCGGCAAAGTCGAGGGGGATATCCGCTCGGTGACGGACACGCTGTTGCTGAATGGCGAGGTGGGAGGAAGCGTAGCCAGCATCTCCAATCACCTCCTGCTGGAGCCGAACGGACGGATTGGGAAGAACCTGCTCATGCTGGCAGCCAACGCCGATCTGCTGGGAGAGGTGAGCCGGGAAGCAAACGGGATGGCCGACAGCATCCGCATTTCCGGGAAAGTCGGCGAAGGCATCTCCATGCTGCATGCGCGAACCATCCGGCTCGACGCGCCTGCCGAAATCGGCGGCGACCTGGTCTACACCAGCCCCGGGGAGGCAATGATTGCGCCTGGTGTGACCATCGCGGGCAAGGTCTCTTTCACCCCGATGGAGCCTGTGCAGAAAACCGAACGCTTCTCCTACTTTCCGCTCCTGCTGGGCCTCGCCTCCCTGCTTTGCACGCTTTTGATGTGGCTGGCTGTCCGCTATTTGTTCCCCGCTGGACTGGCGGGGATCTCCCGGCAGCTGGATCAGGGTGGACGCAGCCTGTATCTGTGGGGACTTATTCTGATGCTGGGCATTCCGCTTTTGTCGCTCATCCTGCTCATCACCATGGTGGGAATTCCGGTGGCGGTCCTTCTGATGGCGGCCTATTCGATCCTCGTTTGGGCAGCCAAGGTATTCGTCGGGGCCTGGCTGGGCATCCGGCTGGCGGAACGCTTTCACTGGCGCCTCTCTCCGCTGCTGGCTGAGCTCGTCGGCGTATTTCTCCTTCAGTGCCTGATGACCATTCCGCTGATCGGCTGGCTGCTCGCTCTGCCGGTCTGGGCCGCCTTTTTGGGAGCACTCGCGGGAGTCGTGGTTCGGGCCAACAAAACTTTTCTGCGCTGATCACGTTTAGCTTCCGGTTTTTTGGTCAAGATGGTGTAAGAGACGTGCAGTTTTCATGTTTGACCTTCATTGACCTTCGTTGACCTTTTGTGTATGATATTCTTACAAAGAGAGGAGGAAGACCTGAATGCACATGAACTTGATTCCGACTGTAATTGAACAGACCAACCGCGGTGAGCGTGCTTACGATATCTATTCCCGTCTGCTGAAGGATCGCATCATCTTTCTCGGTACGCCGATCAACGACACCGTAGCCAATATCGTCGTGGCACAGATGCTGTTCCTGCAAGCAGAAGACCCGGAAAAAGACATTCACTTGTATATTAACAGCCCGGGCGGATCGATTACCGCCGGTATGGCTATATACGATACGATGCAGTTTATCAAACCGGATGTATCCACGATCTGTATCGGGATGGCGGCATCCATGGGCGCCTTCCTGCTGGCAGCGGGCACCAAGGGCAAGCGCTACGCCCTCCCCAACAGCGAAGTGATGATCCACCAGCCTCTCGGAGGAGCACAAGGGCAGGCCAGCGATATCGAAATCGCCGCCAAACGCATCCTGCGAATGCGCGAGCACCTGAACAAAATCCTCTCGGAACGCACGGGTCAACCCTTGGAGCGCATCCAGAAGGATACGGACCGCGACAACTTCCTGTCCGCGCAAGAGGCGATGGAATACGGCCTGATCGACAAGGTCATCTCGTCCGAAGCTGCAGCCAAATAAACAGACACGCGAATCGTGTCCTGCGTGTGGAAACCCTGCCATCACCGGCAGGGTTTCTTTGCGTATGCCGGAATTTCCATTGACTCCTCTGTCGCACAAGCGATAACATATGTCTTTGGGATCTTTTTATGCCCACGTGGTTCGAAACCATCCCACGATAAAAAACTAAGGAGCTAACTGAATATGAACGTAAAAACACTTGTCGTCAACGGCATTGTGGCTGCTCTGTACATTGCGGTCTCAATGCTCATCCAGCCTTTTGGCTTTACCAATGTACAATTTCGGGTATCCGAAATGTTCAATCATCTCATCGTCTTCAACAAGAAGTATTTCTTCGGCATTATCCTGGGGGTCTTTCTGACCAACCTGCTTTTCTCGCCGATGGCGGCATACGACCTGGTATTCGGCGTCGGCCAATCCGTGCTGGCTCTGCTGATTACGATGTTCACGATGCGGTTCATCAAAGACGTCTGGGCCCGCATGATGGTGAATACCGCCGTCTTCACCTTTACCATGTTTTTGATCGCGTATGAGCTGAAGCTGGTTTTCGATATGCCGTTCTACTTCACGTGGCTTACGACAGCGGCTGGCGAATTGGCGGTGATGCTGGTCGGGGCGCCGATCATGTATTTGATGAACAAGCGGCTGAATCTGGAAAAACGGGTCTAGTCCCGTTTGCCAAGGCCGTGCTTTTTGATATGGTATTGCAGGCTTTGCCTGGTAATCCCCAGCTTTTTGGCGGTTTTGGAGATATTCCAGCCCGTCTCTTCCAATGTCTGTTGAATATAGTGCACATGAGAGGCCGAGAAGATCGATGTCAGCGGCCTCTTTTTTGTTTCCTTCTGCTTCTGCTCGATTGCCCGGTAGCCGGGATCCGCAAAAATCTTCCTTCTCATATAAGCCGGCAGGTGATCCACCTCGATCGCCTCGTCCGTCTCGCTCGCCCGGATCACCACATTTTCGATCAGATGCTCCAATTCCCGCGTATTGCCGGGCCATGGATACGCCAGGAATACCTCGAGCAGCTCCTCGGAAAACGGCGGTACGTACTTGGAGAACTTTTTGCTGTAGTAGGCGAGGAAATAGTCGGTGAAGAACCGGATGTCCTCCTTGCGCTCACGCAGAGGAGGGATGTAGATGCTGGTGTGGGCGATCCGGTAGAACAAGTCCAGCCGCATCTTCCCTTCTTCGATCAGCTTCTCGGGATCCTCGTTGGAGGCGCTGATAACCGTGCACTCCACCGGCGTCACTTCGTTGGACCCCACACGCCGCACCAGCCGCTCCTGCAAGACGCGCATCAGCTTGGACTGCAGCGTCATCGGCATGGAGTTGATCTCATCGAGAAACAGCGTGCCGTCCTTGGCATACTCAAACAAACCGATCTGATCCGTCGCCCCGGTAAAGGCCCCTTTTACGGTGCCGAACAGCGTGCTCTCCAGCAGATTTTCCGGAATCGCTGCACAGTTGATCGCGACGAAGGGGCTTTTGGCGCGCGGGCTGTGGTTGTGCATGCTTTGGGCAAACAGCTCCTTCCCGGTACCGGTTTCCCCGACGATCAGCACATCGGCATTGTGGAGCGCAATCGCTTGCGCCTCCTTGATCAGCCCTTTGATCGCGAGACTTTTTCCTTTGATGTCCGGGAAAGAAAAGGTCGTGCCGTTACGCTCGTTGCGCTGGTTTTTCTCCTTTTCCAACGCCTGTCGCTTGATCTCGATGGTCTGGTGGAGCCAGTCCTTGAGCTTGGATTCATTGGTGCTGAGCGAAAACACGGCGATCGTCTCCCCGTCCCGCTGAATCGGAAACGTACTGTAGTTGACGTATTTGGGCACACCGTTGACCGTCGAATGGGCCCGGTACCGGGAAAAATCCAGGCGGCCCGCACTGGGGATGAGCTCGGAAATCGGAAGCCCTGCCTTGGCGGCCAGGGAGATCTCTTCGCTCAAGTCATGCCATATGATTTCATGCCGGTCATTAAGCACGATCACTCCGTCTACGAAGCTCCGCAAAATCGATCCGACCGATGCGGCGATCATATTCCTTCCCTCCTGCCCTGTCACTCGTTGTACAAATGAAATATATCATTAATTCGGAATTTACGAAATAGTCTGCATGCAGAGATCATCTGCATCCTGTTTTTTCAAGGCCGATCAAGGGTTTTTCCCGCCTCCTCTCTTTTCTCGCCGAAAAGGTGCAAAGAGTATCTGTGCATCCCGCCCTGTCTGCATCCCGTACTTTCCGGAAATATCGCGGTTTTCCCCAAACAGAAGACGTTGGCACGCCGCTTGCAATTTCCTTTAGGCGAGAACACCAACTACCACATTCGAGGAGGAATGATTCATGTCAAAACCAGAGATTCTCTACTCCGTAAAAGCGCAAAGAGGTCCCGTACTCCGCTGCAAGGGCTGGAGACAGGAAGCCATTCTGCGCATGCTCGAGAACAATATGGAAAATGCAGAAAAACCGGAAGAGCTGGTCATCTACGGCGGGATCGGCAAGGCTGCCCGCAACTGGGAATCCTACCATGCCATCGTCAAAACCCTAAAAGAGCTGGAAGATGACGAAACGCTGGTCGTCCAATCCGGAATGCCAGTGGCGGTTTTCAAAACGCATAAGTACGCGCCAACCGTCGTCATGGCGACGACCAATATCATGAAGGCGGACTGGCCCACCTTCTACGACCTGCAGGACAAAAACCTGACGATGTACGCCAACTACACGGCCGCTCCTTGGGAGTATATCGGGACACAGGGCGTGATCCAGGGAACCTTCGAGACGCTGTCCGCGATCGCCCGCCTGCATTACAACGACTCGCTCGTCGGCAAAATCCTCCTGACCGCTGGCGCCGGCGGCATGGGCGGCAACCAAACCCGGGCGATGACCATGCACGGCGGCGTCGCGATCCTCTGCGACTCCAACGTCAACATCATTCAAAGACGAATTGACAAAGGCTTCATCGACCTGATGGTAGGCTCGCTGGACGAAGCGATCGAGCTGGCCAAATCCCACGCGGCCCAAGGGAAGCCGCTCGGCGTGGCGGTCGTGGGCAACGCGGCTGACATTTTTGAGGAAGCGCTGGAAAAAGGCTTCCTGCCGGACATCGCGACCTCGATGACGCCCGCGCATGACCCGATTTCCTACCTGCCGTCCGGATACACTGTCGAAGAAGCCGAGCAGCTGCGCGATACCAACCGCGCGCTGTACCTGGAAAAGGCGCGCGCCACGATGATCCGCGAGCTGAAAGCGCTGATCCGCTTCATGGATCTGGGCGTGCACGCCTTCGAATACGGCACCAGCATCCGCAAAGAGTGCATCGACGCGGGCATGGATGAAAAAGAAGCAAAACGTCTGCCCGGCTTCGTCGCCGAGTACATCCGTCCTCTCTTCTGCGAAGGCCGCGGACCTTTCCGCTGGGTATGCCTCTCCGGCGACCCGGAAGACCTGCGCAAGATCGACGACATGGTGCTGGAGAAATTTAGCGATGACCTGCTCGTGACCCGCTGGATCTCCCTGGCGAAAAAGCACATCCCGATCGAAGCTCTGCCTGCGCGGATCTGCTACATGGGCTTTGGCCAGCGCAAAGCCTTTGCCCTGGAGGTAAACGACATGGTCCGCCGCGGCGAGCTCTCCGGTCCGGTCGCCTTCTCCCGGGACAATCTCGACTCCGGTATTGGGGTCGTCCGTCACGCGCAGGCCGGCTACGAGATCGCCCGCGATGTCGCCAACGGCAAAGGAAAGCTGACCAAAGAAAGCATCAAGATCCCGCTCTGGTGGACCCCGAAAGCGACGTTTGGGCCAAAAGATTTGGAGACCGAAGAAGCAAAAGCCTGATCGTTCCCCCGGAAAAGCAGTGGGTAGAGATCCGATCCCCGAGGATCTCTACCGCTCTTTTCTGCCAATCTGGTCGAGGAGGTATCGTCACGATGTCTGATAGAAGCGCAAAGGCCGCAGCCGATCTCATCATCAGCAATGCGGCCGAAGCTGTAACGTGCGTAGGCGATGGCATGGGAGATATCGGCGTCATCCGCCATGCCTGGATTGCGATTAAAGACGGCCTTATCGCCGGTGTCGGCTCCGAAGCGGAGATCGTCAGCCACTATGCTGGAGAAGACACGGAGGTGCTGGATGCTTCCGGCAAGGTCGTCGCGCCCGGCTTCGTCGATTCTCACACGCACCTGGTTTTCTGCGGAACACGCGTGGAAGAGTATGCCGCCAAGGTAGCCGGACACTCCCCGGAAAAACTGAAGGAGCTGGGGATTGCCATGGGACCCAGCCGCACCGTCGAGCTCACCCGGGATACGCCTGCCGAGGAGCTGTTTGCCCAGTCCAAAAAACGGCTGCTGGCGATGCTGGAATACGGCATCACCACGGTTGAGAGCAAAAGCGGCTACGGTCTGACGACGGAGAGCGAGATCAAAATTCTGGAGGTCAGCAAGCGGCTGGGAGAAGAGACGCCGCTTGACGTTTTTCACACCTTTTTGGGGGCGCATGGCTTCCCCGAGAATCTGACGAAAGCCGAATACCTGGACGTCATTGTCAGCGAGATGATCCCCCAGGTGGGCGAGCGCGGTCTGGCCCATTTTTGCGATGTCTGGTGTGACGACGGTTATTTCACCGCTGAGGAGTCGGCGTTGATTCTCCGAGCCGGATTGAAGTACGGCATGAAGCCGAAAATACACGCCGACGCCTATTCCTATATCGGCGGGTCGGATCTGGCGGCCGAGATGAAAATGGTCTCTGTCGACCATCTGAACTACACCCCTGTCCCCGTCATGGAAAAGCTGGCCCAAGCAGGCGTCACCGCCGTCTTGATGCCGGCCCTGGACTTCGCCGTCAAGCATAAGCAGCCCTTTGACGCCCGCAACATGCTCGACCGGGGCATGAAGGTGGCATTAGCCACAGACCTCTGCCCGGCCTGCTATACCGTCTCCATGCCGTTCGTCATCAATCTGGCATGCCGGCTGTACAGCTTCTCCGTCGAAGAGGCGATCAAGGCGGCCACCTATGGCGGGGCGCAGGCACTGGCGCTGGACGACCGGGGCGTGATCGCGGCGGGCAAAGTGGCGGACCTGCAGATTTGGAATGTCCCCACCTACAAGCATATCGCCTACCAACTGGGAATGAACATCGTGCAAACGGTAGTGAAAAACGGGAAAGTCGTTGTGAGCCAATCGGCTTAGATCTTGATTTCACGGATGGAGGGATCACCCATGACCAACCATGTATCGCGCGCCGCTTCACATGTACAGGAGGAGCGTTTGCTCGCTCTTTTTCTGGAGCTGACGAAAATTAACGGCCCCAGCACAAAAGAAGGGCCTGTCGCGGAGTACCTGAAAAAAGCGCTGCCCGCACTCGGCTTTACCCTGGAATTTGACGAGGCGCATACCCAGTTCGGCGGCGAGGTCGGCAATCTGATCGCCTGGCGGGAAGGAACGGATTCCTCGATTCCGCCGTTGTTTTTCTCCACCCATATGGACACCGTCCTGCCTACCGAACAGCTGAAGCCGGTGATCAAAGACGGCGTTATCTATTCAGACGGCACGACCATACTGGGAGCCGATGACCGCGCCGCGCTGGCTGCTTATCTGGAAGCCGTCCGGGCGATTGTGGAAAGCGGCGTCCCCCACGGCCCGATTGAATTTATCCTGACCGTAAATGAACAGCCGGGGCTTATCGGGGCGGCGCATCTGGATTACAGCAAGCCGAGAAGCAAGACGGGCTATATCTTTGACAGCAGCGGCGACGTGGGCCAGATCATTCTCAAAGGGCCTTACAGCAGCCGCATCTGGATGGAGGTGGAGGGAAATGCGGCCCATATCGCTCTCAATGCTGAGGAAGGAAACAGCGCCTTCCTGATCGCGGCCAAAGGGCTTCTAGGAATGAAGCTGGGGGTTGTGGACGACGGCACGCTGGCCAATATGGGGATTATCCAGGGCGGAACCCTTACCTCTATCATCCCCGGCAGCGTGACGGTAGCAGGCGAGGTGCGCAGTTTCTCCCAAGACAAGCTGGAGCGTCAATTGAAGCATATGGAGGAGGCGATGCGCGAGGCCGCCGAGGAAAGCGGCGGCAGCGTGCAGGTGCGGATCGAGAAAAAATACAGCGGATTTGACATCCCGCCGGAGCATATCCTCGTCCAGACAGCCGAAGCGGCAGCGGGACTGATCAACGTCCGTCCCTACCTGACCGAGACCCTGGGCGGCGCCGACACCAATGTGCTGAACGAAAACGGCCTGACCTGCATCACGCTCGGCCTGGGCTTTCAGAATATCCACTCGTTCCGCGAGTACATCAGCATCGAAAATCTGGTCAATACCGGCCGTTTAACTGCCGCTTTGATTGAACAATGGTATACGAATCACCAAAAAGCGTGACAGGTTTTTTCTCTTTGGCGTAATCGCCGCCCTGCTTCTATAATGTTCAGTATAGACTGAAAATTATAAACGAAATGAAACGGAGTTGAATGAGCGATGGACAACCGAGGACTGCCCGGACAAGGTCCGGAACGGATTGAGTTGGACGGGTTTACATTGGATCGCCACAAGGTGCAGCGGGTCGTCGACCGCACCGCCCAGGTAGCTCTTTCACAGGCCAGCCTGGAACGCGTCCGCGCCAGCCGTCAGCGCATCGAAAAGCAGATCCACGATGGAAAGGTACTCTACGGCGTCAATACCGGATTCGGAAAGCTGAGCGATATCGAAATTGCCAAAGCGGATATCGCCAAACTGCAGCTCAACCTGCTGCGGGCAGACGCGGTCGGTGTCGGAGAACCCCTGCCCATTCCGGTGGTTCGGGCGATGATGACGCTTCGGGCCAATGCGCTGGCCAAAGGCTTTTCCGGGATTCGGGAAGAGACCCTTCAGCTGCTGGTAGACATGATCAATCGCGGCGTTCATCCTGTCGTGCCGGCCAAAGGCTCCGTCGGGGCTAGCGGCGATTTGGCGCCGCTTTCCCACATCGCGATCGTCTTGGTCGGGGAAGGGCGCGCCGAGTACCAGGGCGAGATTTTGCCCGGCGGCGAAGCGTTGAAGCAAGCGGGACTTGCTCCCGTCGCCCTGGAAGCAAAAGAAGGCCTGGCCCTGATCAACGGGACACAGGCGATGTCCGGCGTCGGCGTCGTCGCCTTGAATGAGGCGGAGCGCGTCGGTCTCGCCGCCGATATGGCCGCCTGCCTGACGATGGAAGCGCGCCAGGGCGAAATCCGCATGCAGGACGCCTACTCGATCCGCTGCATCCCGCAGGTCCACGGCGCCTCCTGGCAAGCCTTTCACTACGTCGATCACCGCCTGCAGATCGAGATGAATTCGGCGACGGACAATCCGATTGTGCTGGAAAGCGGCGAGGTGGTATCCGGCGGCCATTTCCACGGCCAGCCGATCGCCCTGTCCATGGACTTTCTCAAAGTGGCGGCCGCCGAGTGGGCCAATATCTCCGAGCGCCGCACCGAGCGTCTGGTCAATCCGCAACTGAGCGGGCTGTCCCCTTTCCTGGCCCCTGACCCCGGTCTGGAATGCGGGCTGATGGTCGCCCAATACGCCGCAGCCGCTCTGGTT
This sequence is a window from Brevibacillus composti. Protein-coding genes within it:
- a CDS encoding bactofilin family protein, whose product is MRRMFALILLTSLLLVSSVAYAFSGVAEERYYLAQESVHRGDLAVSAARTVIEGVVDGDLYVFSENVQIKGKITGDLFSFAATTIVSGKVEGDIRSVTDTLLLNGEVGGSVASISNHLLLEPNGRIGKNLLMLAANADLLGEVSREANGMADSIRISGKVGEGISMLHARTIRLDAPAEIGGDLVYTSPGEAMIAPGVTIAGKVSFTPMEPVQKTERFSYFPLLLGLASLLCTLLMWLAVRYLFPAGLAGISRQLDQGGRSLYLWGLILMLGIPLLSLILLITMVGIPVAVLLMAAYSILVWAAKVFVGAWLGIRLAERFHWRLSPLLAELVGVFLLQCLMTIPLIGWLLALPVWAAFLGALAGVVVRANKTFLR
- the clpP gene encoding ATP-dependent Clp endopeptidase proteolytic subunit ClpP, whose product is MHMNLIPTVIEQTNRGERAYDIYSRLLKDRIIFLGTPINDTVANIVVAQMLFLQAEDPEKDIHLYINSPGGSITAGMAIYDTMQFIKPDVSTICIGMAASMGAFLLAAGTKGKRYALPNSEVMIHQPLGGAQGQASDIEIAAKRILRMREHLNKILSERTGQPLERIQKDTDRDNFLSAQEAMEYGLIDKVISSEAAAK
- a CDS encoding QueT transporter family protein, which produces MNVKTLVVNGIVAALYIAVSMLIQPFGFTNVQFRVSEMFNHLIVFNKKYFFGIILGVFLTNLLFSPMAAYDLVFGVGQSVLALLITMFTMRFIKDVWARMMVNTAVFTFTMFLIAYELKLVFDMPFYFTWLTTAAGELAVMLVGAPIMYLMNKRLNLEKRV
- a CDS encoding sigma-54 interaction domain-containing protein, which gives rise to MIAASVGSILRSFVDGVIVLNDRHEIIWHDLSEEISLAAKAGLPISELIPSAGRLDFSRYRAHSTVNGVPKYVNYSTFPIQRDGETIAVFSLSTNESKLKDWLHQTIEIKRQALEKEKNQRNERNGTTFSFPDIKGKSLAIKGLIKEAQAIALHNADVLIVGETGTGKELFAQSMHNHSPRAKSPFVAINCAAIPENLLESTLFGTVKGAFTGATDQIGLFEYAKDGTLFLDEINSMPMTLQSKLMRVLQERLVRRVGSNEVTPVECTVISASNEDPEKLIEEGKMRLDLFYRIAHTSIYIPPLRERKEDIRFFTDYFLAYYSKKFSKYVPPFSEELLEVFLAYPWPGNTRELEHLIENVVIRASETDEAIEVDHLPAYMRRKIFADPGYRAIEQKQKETKKRPLTSIFSASHVHYIQQTLEETGWNISKTAKKLGITRQSLQYHIKKHGLGKRD
- the hutU gene encoding urocanate hydratase produces the protein MSKPEILYSVKAQRGPVLRCKGWRQEAILRMLENNMENAEKPEELVIYGGIGKAARNWESYHAIVKTLKELEDDETLVVQSGMPVAVFKTHKYAPTVVMATTNIMKADWPTFYDLQDKNLTMYANYTAAPWEYIGTQGVIQGTFETLSAIARLHYNDSLVGKILLTAGAGGMGGNQTRAMTMHGGVAILCDSNVNIIQRRIDKGFIDLMVGSLDEAIELAKSHAAQGKPLGVAVVGNAADIFEEALEKGFLPDIATSMTPAHDPISYLPSGYTVEEAEQLRDTNRALYLEKARATMIRELKALIRFMDLGVHAFEYGTSIRKECIDAGMDEKEAKRLPGFVAEYIRPLFCEGRGPFRWVCLSGDPEDLRKIDDMVLEKFSDDLLVTRWISLAKKHIPIEALPARICYMGFGQRKAFALEVNDMVRRGELSGPVAFSRDNLDSGIGVVRHAQAGYEIARDVANGKGKLTKESIKIPLWWTPKATFGPKDLETEEAKA
- the hutI gene encoding imidazolonepropionase, with the translated sequence MSDRSAKAAADLIISNAAEAVTCVGDGMGDIGVIRHAWIAIKDGLIAGVGSEAEIVSHYAGEDTEVLDASGKVVAPGFVDSHTHLVFCGTRVEEYAAKVAGHSPEKLKELGIAMGPSRTVELTRDTPAEELFAQSKKRLLAMLEYGITTVESKSGYGLTTESEIKILEVSKRLGEETPLDVFHTFLGAHGFPENLTKAEYLDVIVSEMIPQVGERGLAHFCDVWCDDGYFTAEESALILRAGLKYGMKPKIHADAYSYIGGSDLAAEMKMVSVDHLNYTPVPVMEKLAQAGVTAVLMPALDFAVKHKQPFDARNMLDRGMKVALATDLCPACYTVSMPFVINLACRLYSFSVEEAIKAATYGGAQALALDDRGVIAAGKVADLQIWNVPTYKHIAYQLGMNIVQTVVKNGKVVVSQSA
- a CDS encoding M20/M25/M40 family metallo-hydrolase; this encodes MTNHVSRAASHVQEERLLALFLELTKINGPSTKEGPVAEYLKKALPALGFTLEFDEAHTQFGGEVGNLIAWREGTDSSIPPLFFSTHMDTVLPTEQLKPVIKDGVIYSDGTTILGADDRAALAAYLEAVRAIVESGVPHGPIEFILTVNEQPGLIGAAHLDYSKPRSKTGYIFDSSGDVGQIILKGPYSSRIWMEVEGNAAHIALNAEEGNSAFLIAAKGLLGMKLGVVDDGTLANMGIIQGGTLTSIIPGSVTVAGEVRSFSQDKLERQLKHMEEAMREAAEESGGSVQVRIEKKYSGFDIPPEHILVQTAEAAAGLINVRPYLTETLGGADTNVLNENGLTCITLGLGFQNIHSFREYISIENLVNTGRLTAALIEQWYTNHQKA
- a CDS encoding HAL/PAL/TAL family ammonia-lyase, giving the protein MDNRGLPGQGPERIELDGFTLDRHKVQRVVDRTAQVALSQASLERVRASRQRIEKQIHDGKVLYGVNTGFGKLSDIEIAKADIAKLQLNLLRADAVGVGEPLPIPVVRAMMTLRANALAKGFSGIREETLQLLVDMINRGVHPVVPAKGSVGASGDLAPLSHIAIVLVGEGRAEYQGEILPGGEALKQAGLAPVALEAKEGLALINGTQAMSGVGVVALNEAERVGLAADMAACLTMEARQGEIRMQDAYSIRCIPQVHGASWQAFHYVDHRLQIEMNSATDNPIVLESGEVVSGGHFHGQPIALSMDFLKVAAAEWANISERRTERLVNPQLSGLSPFLAPDPGLECGLMVAQYAAAALVSENKVLAHPASVDSIPTSANQEDHVSMGTIAARQARDIIHNAARVIAIEMICASQAIYLEKAENQLAPATRAYLEKVRQICPPLESDRAISDQVEELAQFILREDVLK